The following proteins are encoded in a genomic region of Gossypium hirsutum isolate 1008001.06 chromosome D05, Gossypium_hirsutum_v2.1, whole genome shotgun sequence:
- the LOC107904395 gene encoding ABSCISIC ACID-INSENSITIVE 5-like protein 2: protein MGIQTMGSQGDSGSNGKQLQFQQLTQQNSMYSLTLDEVQNQLGDLGKPLSSMNLDELLKNVWTLEANQTFGMDSDGTVLTNQASLQRQASLSLTGALSKKTVDEVWRDIQQSKNDGEKKSRERQPTLGEMTLEDFLVKAGVVAEASTDGDIGASIAGVDLSVAPQFAQQGQWMQYPQPQYHHPQQSIMGVYMPPQPMPRPLALGTAAVMDVSYPENQVPLHSPLMGTLSDTQASGRKRGAPEDIVEKNVERRQKRMIKNRESAARSRARKQAYTNELENKVSCLEEENERLRKRKELEKLLPSAPPPEPKYQLRRTSSAPF from the exons ATGGGAATTCAGACAATGGGGTCTCAAGGTGATAGTGGTAGTAATGGAAAACAGTTGCAATTCCAGCAGTTAACTCAGCAAAATTCGATGTATAGCCTCACATTGGATGAGGTACAAAATCAGCTGGGTGACTTGGGAAAACCTCTGAGTAGCATGAACCTAGATGAGCTTCTCAAGAATGTATGGACCTTGGAGGCTAACCAGACTTTCGGTATGGACTCTGATGGCACCGTGCTGACCAATCAAGCTTCTCTGCAGCGTCAGGCGAGTTTGTCATTAACTGGTGCTTTGAGCAAGAAGACAGTTGATGAGGTTTGGAGAGACATTCAACAAAGCAAAAATGATGGGgaaaagaaatctagagaaaGGCAGCCTACCCTTGGAGAAATGACATTGGAGGATTTTCTAGTGAAAGCTGGAGTTGTTGCCGAAGCATCTACGGATGGAGACATTGGTGCTTCTATTGCTGGGGTAGATCTAAGTGTTGCACCACAGTTTGCGCAGCAAGGTCAGTGGATGCAGTACCCACAGCCACAATATCACCATCCTCAACAAAGTATAATGGGGGTTTACATGCCACCCCAGCCTATGCCCCGGCCATTAGCCTTAGGGACTGCTGCTGTAATGGATGTCTCGTACCCGGAGAACCAGGTACCATTACATTCGCCTTTGATGGGAACATTATCAGATACACAGGCATCTGGAAGGAAAAGAGGTGCCCCCGAGGACATAGTTGAGAAAAATGTTGAAAGGAGACAAAAGAGGATGATAAAGAATAGGGAATCTGCAGCACGTTCACGAGCAAGGAAGCAG GCTTACACTAATGAACTGGAGAACAAAGTTTCATGTCTAGAAGAGGAAAATGAGAGGCTGAGGAAACGGAAG GAGCTAGAGAAGCTGCTGCCGTCCGCACCTCCTCCCGAGCCAAAATATCAGCTTCGTAGAACATCATCGGCCCCGTTCTAA